A region of Nostoc sp. 'Peltigera membranacea cyanobiont' N6 DNA encodes the following proteins:
- the cls gene encoding cardiolipin synthase: protein MLVDSGVLAIFSTATVVAHVVGVAHAAHAVMNVRSSQGAIAWSISLITFPWLAIPLYWILGRTKFHGYAETLRSVYAQHYKLVHGTYSEVIKFQVAPPDNLAELQPLAEAFTEISFTSGNAAELLIDGQQTYEAMLKKIASAKNYILFQFYTVNDDQAGNEFKEALIAKAKQGINIYFLYDEIGSKKLSRPYIQSLQKHGIAVSAFNTTKGQGNRFQFNFRNHRKILVVDGEIAFVGGLNIGDEYLGKNPRLSPWRDTHIMLEGPTVQSLQNSFVRDWYWATRKLLEVNWQVKINQEINQTAFILPTGPADSLPACKLFFVELINQAQTHLWIASPYFVPDEATLSALKLAAMRGVDVRILLPNRPDHLFVYLCSFSYYTEMEKIGIKLYRYKNGFMHQKIIVIDEKIAGVGTVNLDNRSFSLNFEVMGFITELGFIQSVKKMLEDDLAVCVAVDLDEYDKKPFWFKLAVRVSRLLTPLL from the coding sequence ATGCTTGTAGATAGTGGTGTTCTAGCTATTTTTAGCACAGCTACAGTTGTTGCTCATGTCGTGGGAGTTGCACATGCAGCCCATGCAGTGATGAATGTGCGTTCTTCCCAAGGGGCAATTGCTTGGAGCATTTCTCTAATTACCTTCCCCTGGCTAGCGATTCCGTTGTATTGGATTTTAGGAAGAACTAAATTTCATGGATATGCTGAAACGCTGCGCTCAGTCTATGCACAACACTACAAGCTTGTTCATGGGACTTATAGTGAAGTTATTAAATTTCAGGTCGCGCCACCAGATAATTTAGCCGAATTGCAACCATTAGCCGAAGCTTTTACAGAAATTTCTTTCACATCAGGCAATGCTGCCGAATTACTGATTGATGGTCAGCAAACTTATGAAGCGATGCTGAAAAAGATTGCATCGGCGAAAAATTATATTTTGTTCCAATTCTATACTGTTAACGATGACCAAGCAGGTAATGAGTTTAAAGAAGCATTAATTGCTAAAGCCAAGCAAGGAATAAACATTTACTTTCTCTACGATGAAATTGGTTCAAAGAAACTATCTCGCCCTTATATCCAGTCTCTACAAAAGCATGGAATTGCGGTGAGTGCATTTAACACCACCAAAGGTCAGGGTAATCGGTTCCAATTTAATTTTCGCAATCATCGGAAAATTCTGGTGGTGGATGGAGAAATAGCATTTGTAGGTGGACTGAATATTGGTGACGAATATTTAGGAAAAAATCCTCGCTTGAGTCCTTGGCGCGACACCCATATCATGCTCGAAGGCCCAACTGTACAATCCCTACAAAACTCCTTTGTGCGAGATTGGTATTGGGCGACTCGAAAACTTCTCGAAGTTAATTGGCAGGTAAAAATTAATCAGGAAATTAATCAAACTGCATTCATCCTTCCTACAGGCCCCGCAGATTCGCTACCAGCTTGTAAGCTTTTTTTCGTTGAATTAATTAATCAAGCTCAAACTCACCTCTGGATTGCTAGTCCATACTTTGTGCCGGATGAGGCAACATTGTCAGCCTTAAAACTGGCAGCAATGCGAGGTGTAGATGTGCGAATTCTCTTACCAAATCGACCCGATCATTTATTTGTTTATTTATGTTCCTTCTCTTACTACACCGAAATGGAAAAAATCGGTATCAAGTTGTATCGTTACAAAAATGGGTTTATGCACCAGAAAATTATAGTCATTGATGAGAAGATAGCAGGGGTAGGAACTGTTAACTTAGATAATCGCTCTTTTTCTCTCAACTTTGAAGTTATGGGTTTTATTACCGAACTTGGGTTTATCCAAAGTGTGAAAAAGATGTTAGAGGATGATTTAGCTGTTTGTGTTGCTGTCGATCTTGATGAGTACGATAAAAAACCTTTTTGGTTCAAGTTAGCGGTGAGAGTTTCTCGATTGCTGACTCCTTTACTTTAA
- a CDS encoding endonuclease/exonuclease/phosphatase family protein, which yields MPNIQKHVNTLVTKFVPYYRFLRLEELTIDNNNSLQTEINSKSIKVLSWNIAKQNYNKTWLRDFSTIIETYQPNLIFLQEFSLKVEADKLETWLKMNWSFAPNFVDIHHQTYSGILTATTISPLTKKVITTKHYEPIVRTPKISLVTEYLLSDQSTTLLTINSHLINFVDLNKFKIQLNELELALSTHRGPLIFSGDFNTWSQKRAVLLTQVTTQLGLTPVIFAPHEKEKIKRFLLSPPLDRIFYRNLSVKKASAKVLDKICSSDHKPLLAEFTYINTPKN from the coding sequence ATGCCTAATATTCAAAAACACGTAAACACTCTCGTTACTAAATTTGTTCCATATTATAGATTTCTTCGTTTAGAAGAACTCACGATTGATAACAATAATTCCCTTCAAACAGAAATTAATAGTAAATCAATTAAAGTTCTCAGTTGGAATATTGCTAAACAAAACTATAATAAAACTTGGTTGAGAGATTTTTCTACAATAATTGAAACTTACCAACCCAACCTCATATTTTTACAAGAGTTTTCTCTAAAAGTAGAAGCAGATAAATTAGAAACATGGCTGAAGATGAATTGGAGCTTTGCTCCTAATTTTGTAGATATTCATCATCAAACCTATTCAGGAATTCTCACAGCAACTACAATCAGTCCACTTACAAAAAAAGTTATTACTACTAAACATTATGAGCCGATTGTTAGGACTCCGAAAATCTCTTTAGTTACTGAGTATCTGCTATCCGATCAAAGTACAACTCTTTTGACAATCAATAGTCATCTGATTAATTTTGTAGATTTAAATAAATTTAAAATACAACTAAATGAATTAGAGCTAGCATTATCTACACATCGCGGGCCGCTAATATTTTCAGGAGATTTCAATACCTGGAGTCAAAAAAGAGCAGTTCTCCTCACTCAAGTAACAACTCAATTGGGATTAACGCCAGTAATTTTCGCACCTCATGAGAAGGAGAAAATTAAACGCTTTCTGTTATCACCCCCTTTAGATCGCATCTTTTATCGAAATCTCAGTGTGAAGAAAGCCAGTGCTAAGGTGTTAGACAAAATTTGTTCATCCGATCATAAGCCTTTGCTGGCAGAATTTACTTATATCAATACTCCAAAAAATTAA
- a CDS encoding DUF790 family protein translates to MLPTDLLMHRQNGEEIIPKRLKIDRVTSELAIELINYFQSAVGKTQGVLERQLTDFEGDSTDYRVKRGLAYILKSSFCTFEVVSPLEPQMLRERVFSLAAKSVSSRESTQVTLSRIADELTQELEREVFLEQVRNGLYADLSENKILTVFDAPIAPDLLNRYNLSQVQGVFYKASKLVLNAHRNVPGEYKLLFRYLKLFQLMAYIEGDADHGFTITIDGPTSLFNSSTRYGLAIAKLIPALLHVTKWSLSSILQTRDAYTNTWKTGRFTLNSECGLVSHYPPGKPYDSMLEASFADKWDALKSGWALEREVDLIPIPGSVMIPDFRLVHYDGRTFLLEIVGYWRPEYLQKKFSQVRRAGRDDLILAISERLNLEKAGVKLNDVPGRIVWFKDKLLPKAVLAVMD, encoded by the coding sequence ATGTTACCGACAGATTTACTGATGCATCGCCAAAACGGGGAGGAGATCATCCCGAAGAGACTGAAGATCGATCGGGTAACTTCGGAGTTGGCGATTGAGTTAATTAATTATTTTCAATCAGCAGTGGGGAAGACTCAAGGTGTGCTTGAGCGACAATTGACTGATTTTGAAGGAGATTCGACAGATTATCGGGTGAAGCGGGGATTAGCTTATATTCTCAAAAGCAGTTTTTGCACTTTTGAGGTGGTTAGTCCTTTGGAACCACAGATGTTAAGAGAACGGGTGTTTTCGTTGGCTGCAAAGTCTGTTTCTAGTCGAGAATCAACACAAGTTACGCTAAGTAGAATTGCTGATGAGTTAACTCAAGAACTTGAGCGGGAAGTTTTCCTAGAACAGGTTCGCAATGGGTTATATGCTGATTTATCAGAGAATAAAATTTTGACTGTTTTTGATGCACCAATAGCACCAGATTTGTTAAATAGATATAACTTATCTCAGGTGCAGGGTGTGTTTTATAAGGCCAGTAAACTGGTGTTAAATGCTCATCGGAATGTTCCGGGTGAATATAAGCTGTTATTTCGCTATTTAAAGTTGTTTCAATTGATGGCTTATATTGAGGGCGATGCTGACCACGGGTTTACAATTACGATAGACGGCCCGACGAGTTTGTTTAATTCTAGTACGCGATATGGGTTAGCGATCGCTAAACTTATTCCCGCTTTACTTCACGTTACTAAATGGAGTCTTTCGTCCATTCTCCAAACCCGCGACGCTTATACAAATACCTGGAAAACTGGACGTTTCACCCTCAATTCCGAATGTGGTTTAGTATCCCACTATCCACCAGGCAAGCCCTACGATAGTATGCTAGAAGCATCCTTTGCTGATAAGTGGGATGCTTTAAAAAGTGGTTGGGCGTTAGAGCGAGAAGTTGATTTAATCCCAATTCCTGGTAGCGTGATGATTCCCGATTTTCGTTTGGTGCATTATGATGGACGCACCTTCTTATTAGAAATTGTTGGTTATTGGCGGCCAGAATATTTACAAAAGAAGTTTTCTCAGGTGCGGCGGGCTGGACGAGATGACTTAATTTTGGCAATTTCTGAACGACTTAATTTAGAAAAGGCGGGAGTAAAATTAAATGATGTCCCCGGCAGAATTGTTTGGTTTAAAGATAAGTTATTACCGAAAGCTGTGTTAGCTGTAATGGATTGA